The Dermacentor silvarum isolate Dsil-2018 unplaced genomic scaffold, BIME_Dsil_1.4 Seq873, whole genome shotgun sequence genome has a segment encoding these proteins:
- the LOC125942005 gene encoding uncharacterized protein LOC125942005 gives MLLCFPQAQQPGAAPVARQVPLITGGSTAVTANSLLMVKVMPSKVLPSKVLQEEIQQLEAQYRRVVDGQNPVPWLAQRGVLQTDLPCKFCRDGRALLQPDTSAINGYSLRCRRVRWVLALGVNQSFILCLHLVTACAFNSQTHLSCREVCTRFFVLLDLQPCFVQHHETAN, from the exons ATGCTCTTGTGTTTCCCCCAGGCGCAGCAACCTGGCGCTGCCCCTGTAGCACGCCAAGTGCCGCTCATCACTGGTGGCAGTACTGCAGTAACGGCCAACTCCCTGCTCATGGTCAAGGTGATGCCCAGCAAGGTGCTGCCCTCCAAGGTGCTCCAGGAAGAGATCCAGCAGTTGG AGGCCCAGTATCGCAGGGTAGTGGACGGGCAGAACCCTGTGCCCTGGTTGGCGCAGCGCGGGGTGCTCCAGACAGACTTGCCGTGCAAGTTCTGTCGCGACGGCAGGGCCCTGCTCCAGCCTGACACCAGCGCGATCAACGGCTACAGCTTGCGCTGCCGCCGGGTCAGGTGGGTTCTTGCCCTGGGGGTTAATCAGTCCTTCATCCTGTGCCTTCATCTGGTCACAGCATGTGCATTTAATTCGCAGACCCACTTGAGCTGCAGGGAAGTGTGCACTCGGTTCTTTGTTCTGCTGGATCTCCAGCCATGTTTTGTACAACACCATGAAACTGCCAATTGA